From the genome of Loxodonta africana isolate mLoxAfr1 chromosome 19, mLoxAfr1.hap2, whole genome shotgun sequence:
TTCAGGAACACAGAGCATAAAGTGAAGCAGAGCTTCCTAactgtttctgtttttctaattatttataaACGCATGCTTTTTGCGTAGTCATCAGCTGTCTTTAAAGAGAACACAGCTATTTCCTGTTAGCAACCGCCCTGCGTGGCAATTGGGTATCAGATATCTCTTTAGTTCACAAGTCACCCTTTGACATTTAATAAACTGCAATGATTTCACATTTAGGTATTTCCCCCACTCATTTgattagagcaaaggagaatataAAAACCAACTTATTAGGTCAATTgcaaaaataaaagtaattttttatGGGTAAGCAAAAAGTGAaaaggttttctttcctttttttctacctATGTTTTTTGAAGTATAGATGTCTAACTTTCTTTTGGAAATACATGGTGTCTCATAATATTTTTATAGTTTGTGGGTTTTCTTTATAATTCACTTGTCAGCCACTCAATGTTTCTGTTATGATTCCATCCctttaacactaaaaaaaaaaaaaatactattaattAAAGGGCAAGAATCAAAGTTTCTACTCCCTTTTTACGAATGAAACTAGGTTGAATCAGGATAGACttgttttcttattaaaaaaaaaaatcatccttccgTGTACAttcatgaaaaccctatataaTCAACCAGTCAATATTTCAagaaagtactgaaagaaaattaaaatgtacAGGTCATTAACCTGTCTAAATCATCCAATATCAAGCCACTGGCAAGTTGATTTTATGCTAGAGTAGATTTTAGGTGGTAAAACCAAGATTTCTCTGATTCTCCTGccttcagaggaaaaaaaaatctgccaaagCAGACTTGAACAATACCCCCAAATCACCTCTCCTACcatatgtaatttttatttttatacaaagTCATAGTTATAAAAAGGATAGAACTTTTAAGGATCCGAACATTTCTTCCTAAAATATATTCTCGCTCATGTTCCACTTGGGATGAAAGTTTCAATCCTGAACAGACTTACCAGGCTTGCATCTGTCAGCTCCTTGAAGAAGCTCCTCTTTAGTTTCAAGCTGTGGCTGAAACTTAAAGTACAAAATGTATTCAATTAAGCTGCCTGGCATTAGTGACTTTGTTTGTTCCAGTGACTCCACAACACAGTGACAATCCCACTCCCTTCCTTCTGCAAAATCTTCAGTTTATGACTTTGCTGTGTGATCAGCTTTCATTCTCCTACACTTCAAGCCAAGGACGAAAAATACACAACCTTGGCTTACCTGTCAAGGAAAAGGGGTCAAGTGCACATGTCATCAAGCAAATTAGCAATTATGAATTGCAAAATGATTTAATAAAGTTTTCTTCAAATAGATATAGCTAACCCTGTTAGCTTTCTCCTTGTACATACTTGGTAAGACAGTAAGTTTTTAAAAAGCAGGAATGATGTAAGTACACTAAGGGACACTTTGGCTAgccagagagaaagggagagtgatTCTAAAAGGAGCCGGGAGGGTAATAGGACCCTTTGGCTCTGACGGTGAATCTGAAGCACTCTACACGAAGTACAATGGTTAGCTAAAGTTAGAGAAACAGTGGCCTCTTAGGGAGCCCCAGACACCACATTGATTATACGTGGTGTGGCAACTTGTCGTTTGTTCTGACAGTTGTGAGAGTTAGAACACAGGATGAGAAGGCTACAATCGAGAAGCCATCTTGGGCacaatgatttcatttttatgaataaGGTCCAacaggtttcattctgttactaTCTATCCTCTGTCCTTCCCAGCAGCGTTTACCTCCATCCCTCTAGATGTTCTAAGGATGCAGACATAGTCCACTGAggttccacttaaaaaaaaaaaaaaaaatgaggtaacaAGATGTGAATTTTCATCTTTCTAATATCTCTGGCTTCCTCCACAATGATATCATAAGCAAACAATCTTTCAGTGTTTATTTTGacaaactacattaaaaaaaaatcttaacactGGGAAAAATACTTTTCTCTAAATGGCACAGTTTTACCCAGTTGGCACATCAAATACAGGCAAGAATCACAGGCACTGGGGAGTCTGGAGAGAGAGTCAGAAATTCAAATATTTCTGCTAATAGCtatgttcattttattttcttttatctcattttcttAAATGTGAGCACAGCCAGGAAAATTAGCACAAAGTCTAATAACAAGCTGACCATAAAGAAAACAGGGAGGCTATACCCTGGTTCtttttggatttggttttaaTGGCGGTTTGGGGAGCTTTCGTATTTGGAGAATTTTCAACCTGTagcaggcagacacctgtgtgcTTCACATGGTGATGTGGTAGGGTGATATTCGAAACAAGCAGTGATGGTAACACAGGCCAAGCCAACACAAATTGTGGGAGGGGAAAAATATTTCTGCTGAGTTCCGTGATCTTTGAGTAGCACATATTAGGTAGAAAGCACCACCACACAGgtgaaagtaaaataaattcaaaGATAAACCAAACGGAAGGCTCCATTTGTTGGAAACTCACCTGTTAAAGATAATTCCCTTGGGTCTCATCTTGGGTGATAATACAAGGTTGTGAGAAATAACACAGTTGGCAGAAAACCAAGACCATTTTATCATTCCACATTCCCTCACATGAGGTAGCCCTGTCATTTTACATTATTTGTTTACTAAGCACAAAAACAGGAATTACGAAGGATAAATATTAAAATTCTAATTATTCTATGAATCATTATTCTCCTGAATGGCACATTTGTGGTCTGATTCCCTagatacattttgttttgttacaaaagaattcattaaaaaaattctcaGAACATAAATATTCCATCACATAGGCTTCTCTGTCACCTGATGGTCCCTTTTCCTTTATACCTGAATGCCCACTCATTGAAAACCATTCTGAAGTTATAGTGGATAACCAAGAGGAATCCTGGCCAACGTCCTAATGAAAAACTTTGTACAAGGAAGCATTGTTGGCGATTGGGACATAACTGGGTTCTTATCTGCTTCCGGAGTTGCTTTGGTATTTATCTGAGCTATAAACAGCTCCCAAAGGTCAGACTACCTCACAGAGTAGTAGTCTGATTTCCTTTCAGCTAAGGCATGTATGGCTGCTCTGTTACTGCACTAATTTATCTTCTTCAGctctatttccttttcctttgaaaGTCACCTTTCCCTCTTTGCCATGTCTCAGAATCTATTCCACTCCACTGAGATTTTCTAAGTCAGATAGGAAAGGATGCTATCTTGCCTATCCATAATGTCCTATTTTATTTCAAAACAGTTATAAGGGACACAACACTTGTAAAGGTTTTAAACAgaattgatttcatttttttcctatacattgTTTTCTCATCACCAAAGTAATAAAGGCTTATTGTACAAAATTTGAATATTCCAGAAAAACACAAAGtacaaaaatgataataaaaatcaACCATATTACAATCAACCAAAAACTTAAGGTTTTcttccagtcctttcttctatttgtatattaatttttgaTAATACTGGGATAGTATGGTATCCTGTCTTTCCCCCCACTTTTACATAATAAGTATATTTCTTCATGTTCTCCAaatatgattttaatttttacattattaTTCATTATTTAATTCTTTCCCCATTATACAGTGTTTAAATATTTTCTagtgtttccattttttaaagtaatattatAGACTATATTTTTCTCACCATTTTAAAATTGCCCTTCTCTATTAAAAGCAGTGAATTAACCCAATAGTCTATGGACATAAAAAGTGTTAGTCATCTGTGAGGAAAGGGTTTGCCATCACATTTTGACCTGATGTAGAGATGTCCCAGAGGTCACCAACATGTCCTGTTCTAGATACGTGCAAACATTTTCCAAGGACTTTGGTTCTAGTCAGGCCTCAGTAACTACCACCAACTGCTTGATGAACTCTTCTGTTTGGatgtcttttctttttgcttcaaaCTCAGCTTGTCTAAAATCGGGCTCCCCCAGCATGCTTCCCTGAACCTGTCTCCCCCACCACCACTCTGCTGACTAGACTGAGAACACGGAGGAGCCCTGAGAGAGGAGTTAGTTCAATTccctctttttctaagatggAGAGGCCCAGAGACACTCTATGACTAGCCTGAGGCCACCTAGCAGTTACTTTGAAATCTGGAATTCTAAGACTTTTACTTTCTTAGTCTCTCATGCTTAATCAAACATTAAGATCTATCCTTTTGAactgccctcccccccccccgcctttttagctcatttatttccattttataccaATTCCTGTCACCCCATTCCAGGCCCTTCCTTGTCACCTTACCCGAAAGCCATCTAGCTGACCTCCTCCTCTCTAAGACCTCCTATTTTAATCCTCCCTGCACACCACTCTCAGATGGATCTTTCTTAATGTTGTTATCCTGCTCAAAACCCTCACTGATTTCTTATTTAGCCCTACATAATATATAAACACCTTTGCCTGGCTCTCAAAACCCCATGTTCCCATCCAATCTTACCTTGTCCAGTCTCTACCTCCCAGTCTGGTCACTTCCCCCTTCCCAACTTCCTGCCTTCTCCATACATTGTTTACCCCATGCAGAAACTCTTTTGTTTCCCCTCATGTCTTCAAATTTTACTCAAATCTGTAAGGCTAAATTCAAGTCTGTCTTGAAGGGCAGAGGGTTATTgaccatcccataatagttgtttctcagaaaagtctactcttgttaCATTTTTGTCACAACTTTTACAACACCTCACCATGATTGGTTGATTTCCCAGGTTTCCTCTCATCTGCTGGCGGAAGGCCGCGTTGCACGCGCACCAACTCCAAATTTACTCACTATAggaccttcctggggtggcagtaggAAGTGGtcgccattttttttttagggctgtgcgTGGTATTTTTAGAGCCATGAGCAAAAACTGGTTCACAAAAACTATGCAGACTGCGCAGGCATCCCAGTACTGAAGATCCGCCCCTCTCTATTTATGAATATGTATATCACTCCCTATATAAGGAGCCGATCTAGTTTCATTTAGTGAGCTGGTAGCCTTAGGTCATGAGGCCTTTCCAACTTCCCACTTTGCAAACTGAGAaaaaacctttctgttcttccaaccctgtctctggctgacttcaatttgCCAGCCTGCTGGGCAAGACCCTATCAGTTGTCAGCTTCAGTCTTGTCTCCTCTCTGAAATAGAATGAGTTTCACATAGGATTTGAAGTTGGCTGACttgagtttggagccctggtggtgcagtgattaagagcttggctgtgaaggaaaaggtcggcagtttgaatccaccagctgctccttggaaaccctatgggcagttctactctgtcctatagaattgctatgcgtcaaaatctactcgatggtaatggggtttttttgtttgtttgtttttgacttcAAGTCCCTGCTTTGCCACTTTTGCTGGGAGACTTGGGAAAGATAATTAACTCCCATGAGCTTATTTTTGTATTTGCAAATAAGAATACTTATACTAATACCCGCTCTATCATCCTCCCAGGATCCTAGGAAGGATTGAATGTATTACAATGTTTTCGTAAGCTACTAAATGCTATACCAATGAGAGAAAATATCATCCACTGATATTTGTCACTCTCAACAATTTCCGAATCCAAGTCTATACTACATACATAACATGGCACTGAATAACATTCTGTCCCATCGTATTCTCTCAGTGTTTCATTTGCATTAGTCCTTCTACCTCAACTTGACTCTCAAGTcctaaatgaaatacagaatctTGTATTTTATAAATCCTTAGAGTTCAACACTGTACATTGTTTTAATGACTGTTAGGCTGCAACAATaaactcaagcataacgattgtaaggatggcgcaggaccaggcagtgttttgttctgttgtgcgtagtgttgctatgagtcagaaccaactcaacggcacctaacaacagtctaATCTAGATGAGTGTTAGTGAGAATGTCTGGATTGGGGTCACACTGGGATTTAGATAGAAATGAAAGAGCTGATGGAAAAGTCTTAATCTACAAGGCTGGGATCAAGGTTAGCATACACCTTTGTGAAGTCTATCCAAATGTGCTCTCAGTTTGGATCTTGATTCTCAGAGATACTGTAATTGTCACAGTAACCCTTACTGGGCACATTTACTGAAGCCAGAGGGCAGAGGTCAGAACATGAGGAGTAAAACCCGGGTCTTTGGATATGTTTATCAGAATGGCGTTGTCCCTAATGATAACGTGTTGCTAAAGACGGTCTGCTGATGATCTACTTATAAGTTGCACGTTTCTGTGAAATCCATTTCTCAGTTTAGATTATCTAGAACATATACTCCATAGGGTCTAGCCCtaatgagccctggtgttgccagtcgaaagggtggtggttcgaatccaccattctCTCCttgagaggaagatgtggcaatctacttccataaagattacagcctcggaaaccctatggggcagttatactctgttctatggagttgctatgagtcagaatggactcaacagcacataacaacagggTCTACCCCTAAAAGAGTTCATTCTAGGGTTAGGACTTCAGGGCtacgtttaggtttagggttacatttagaTTTGCAGTTAGTGTTGGGATTAAGGTTCTGTTTAGATGaggtttagatttaggtttagtatTCACGCTAGAGTTAGTGCACAGTTTATTGTTACGGCCaaagttaaggttaaggctacagtttagtgttagggtcacGTTAGAATCATAGACACAAAGGACTGTTTTACAAAAAGGTATTCTTCAAAGATTCTCTTTAAAAGAAGACATGTCTTTTACATTCTTGCCCAGCCTCCTCGAAGCTAGTAAAAGTACTATTGGGGAAGAACCCTCATTTTACAATATGCTACGATTAAATACAACTATACTGTGTTCCATAGTTTcagggtattttcttttttttggtaatacCTGGTACCGAAAAGGCAAGTAACACCTTTAATgtcaacattaacaccctaaatGTCAATTCGCTGGCATATTCAGTTAGAACTGCCCTCCCTTGACATCCCCAACCTCTACAATAAAAGCTGatactattaaaagaaaaaaagccacgATCTGGAATCCACTTACATTttgcttggaaaaaaaatttttttaatgaaacctcTGCATACTTCTGAAGTACCAGTTACTTGTCAAGCACCATAAACAGAATACACAAGCTATTTTTAATAGAATCATGCTTTCAAGTTGTTAGCTGTCGCACAAATCTCTATTTCCAGCCAAGACCTCTTTCTCAAACTACACACTTGGATTTCCAGTGAGTGGCTGTCTCCACCAGGCCCTTTAATTTCAGTCATTCAAAAGTGAACCCACTGTCTCCACAACGCTCATCTTCCATACCAACCTCTTTGTTTTTCCCATTCTAATTGAATGCCAACACCATTTACCAAGTGCTCAACTTCTTCTCTCACCTACCACTGTTCTGTTGTAAAAAATTTCTACCATTTCTCCGATCCCTCGCTTCCGCCTTCAGTTAGTCCCTTATCACCTTTTGCCTAAACCACTGCAACAGCCACTTAAATAACCTTTGAATATCTTTTCTGCCTTCAAGCTCTTTCATTGTCCAATTTGTCCCCCTACACTGTCACCAGAATGTGAGATCTTTGTTATGTCATCCCCCAGCTGAAAGTCTTTCGTAGTTTCCCTTCTATAGTCTCTTCTATGAAGACATTATCACTCCTCTATTCCCCTTCAGTTTTCCAGATCCTCCTTTTTATTCCACCATAACCTCTACACTGATGATTGCACTTACCACGCTCTATTACACTTGTTCTCTTTGAATAGATGGCAAGCTTCTCAAAATTGAAATCTTCATTTCTGCACCACCAGTACactgaacagtgcctggcacattgtgaatgctcacaaaattttgctgaatgagAGTATCTTAGAGGACTAAATAACTCCCAAAGATCCTCTTCATATATTAGTGTGGccagttcaaaaataaaatttatgctGCGTAAGGTTTCTTTAAAAAGCACACCCCACACCTTACCAGGAAGTTACAGATTGAAAAACAGCTGATGGAACAAGTTAGCATACAGCAAATAAAGAGTAGACCATTCAATTGCTGCTAACCGGAACTGAGGGACAGATGGAAGATGGGCATAAAACATTATTCCTCATCGATGGAAGAATTTGCAAAGATTCCTGAAGTCTCTGGGTATTGGCACTTTGGATATTTCCCTAAAATGCAGTGAAAATTCAGGTGCAGAAAAAGgtaacaataaaaatgaatgggGGGGGCTATGTGAACAcagaaagggagccctggtggcacagtggttaagtgcttagctgttaaccaaaacgttggcaccAGCCACTCAACAGGAGAAAGttggggcagtctgcttcagtaaagatatacagccttggaaacctatgggcagttcttctctgtcctatacggttgctgagttgaaatcgactcaacagcagtgggtctggGTGTGGATTTTTTGTCTGTTATGTGAATACAGAAACTGGATTAATGCCAAATTTGTGGAACCAGAATGCCCCCCATATCCTACTTCACCCCCTAGTGTAACATGGTGCCTTGTGTGGGGTATACACTCAGTTTTTTAGTTACAATTCATGAAAACATCCTGTAAGTTTTCAGTAACGCTGGCTGCCCTGCAGATGAACtaaaggggtgggggtggggggatgggggaGCTAGTTCTGCAATATTAGTGTGTCTGCTGCGGAaataagcactgcttttgcaatttttaaattaaaaaaactcaGCTACCTGCCTTCATCACAGAGCTAAAGACCTGAAAGGCACAGCcttgggcactgtctagttgcaACAGTGCTTCCCACTTGAAGCATTTCTCTCTTGTAAAAAATGCTAAAATCAGCAACCTTGGAAGATCCTGGGTCCTGCTAGGGAAGCCCCAATTGCCAGCTTTCACCTGGGTGTGTTGTGTGTAGCCAGAGGAAACGGAAGGAGATGACTGGGGAGAAACTTAATATCCATAGGGACAATGGCCAGACTATCTAGGAAAACAGAACTCTGACCCACAACCTCTGCAGCAAGCAGCCTGGGAAGCCAAACCACAACCTCTTCAGAATGAGCCCAAATGAATAGGTCTTGGTCAACGACgactgccagcttccctaatTCTGGCCCCACTTCCAATTTCGGACCAACCAGGTTAAGCCAAATACGCTCCCCAAACCAATCACAAAGGTTGCCCTTCTTCTAGTTGGCAGCCTCCAGCTTCCGCCCAGCCTCTATACCCACTACTTCCAATTAGAATTGAAGCCTTCCCCTTTTTTCAGTGTAAAGCTTTCCCtctcctctgcctgcctttgagtCTGCCAAACACAAGAGATGGTGGCTGGTAGCTGACTCCCTTCCTATAACACAAAAAAAACAAGCTCtgaataaataaaccaaaccaaagcccttgccctcaagtccattccgactcacggcgaccctacagggcagagaactgccccccagagtttccaaggagcgcctggtggattcgaactgccaaccttttggttaacagctgtagcacttaaccgctacactacCAGGTGTGTTTTTTCCTTTGAATAAACAGCCGCTGCTTATTCTCATTCGGGTGGTCTTGGGTTATTGCCGCACTAGGTATCTCGAAGCATCCCAGGAGCCGGCCTGCGTGTCACCGAAGGAGGAATTGGCTTTGCGGGGAGAGGTCGGAACTGGAATTGGAAAGGGGGGCTCTTTCGAGTACGCTGAGAGTAGTGCTGGCGCAGGTAAAGGGCATGGGATGACCCAGGGGGCAGGTGGAAAAGGggggaaagagacaaagaaaccTGTAGCCAGTCGCTGGAAGAGGGGGAGGAATAAAGGGGCGCGGCGGCTATTGCGGGCCGCTGGGCGCGGGGGCGGCGGGCCTGGGTCTCCGGCCTCGGAGAGGGAAAGCACCGCAGACGGGGGTCGGGCCTGGGACGCGGACCAGGGCCCGAGAGCGAGGCCGGCTGGGAGGAGCCGAGGGAGCTCGGGGAGACCTGCAGGCCCTCGCTCGCGGGCCGGGCCGGGGCGATGGTGGTGGCCGTGAGGCCGCAGAAGCCGCGGGCGTGGTGGGGCGGTGCGGCGAGGGGGCGCTGGGGAAGCCTCGGTGCCTGCGGGCCTGCGCCTGGGCCTGGAGGCCGACCCCCGAGCGCGGTCCGGGGGGGACCAGCCGGGCCGGAGCCGCAGGAGGGGGCCGTGGAGGCTTTCCTGGAGCTGTGGGGGGCGGGAGGGGGAGCGTGGCAGGACACGCCGCTCGCCATCCTGGAGGTGGCTGCTGTCATCTCGCTGGTCCTATTCTTCTAGGAGCCCAAGGACGGCTCGCAAGCTCAGGCCTGCCGGGTGGTCCAAAGTGTGGACCATGTTCGAGAGAAGGAGCAGCCGCCCTGACTGGAGGGTGTCTTCCTGCTGCTCTTTGTGGCGGGCCTTGTGCTGGTGACCACCGTCCACGACTGGAGCAAGGAGGAGCAATTCCATGGCCTGGAGAAGTGGATCCTCAAGGACCAGAAGACGCCGTCCTGCGGGGCGTCCAAGTGGAGGAGAGCCCCGTGGTGGACCTCATGGTGGACGCAGACCGCCCATGGCAACTTGCTGCCGGTGGAGGGGCTGCTGATCTTCGGGGAGAACTGAAAACGGACGAGAGTGTCCTCACGGGAGAGTCTGAAAACGGACGAGAGTGTCCTCACGGGAGAGTCAGCGGTGGTGATGAAAGCGCTAACCTGCATCTGCACCCTGCTGACAGCAGTCACCACATGTTGGAGGGCCCAGCACGATGTTGGTGACTGCTGTCAGTCTTAACTCGCAGGCAGACCTTGTGGTGTCACTACTGACCTctgaaacaaagaacaaagagaGCGTAAAGAAAACATTATCATAGGACAAGCGCGGGAACAAAACAGCCCAAGAGGGTGAAGGCAAAAATGCAGCCAATTCGAACATCACTGGCTACAAAGAAAAGCCCCTCTACAAGACACACTTACGGAGTTATCCATAATGATTGGCAAGTGGGATTTGCTAATGGCTATCCTGTAGATTGCACTGCACATTATACAGAATACATTGTTCGGTTTTTCATTATTGGAGTAACAGCCTTGGCGATAGCTGTCTCAGGAAGCCTTCCCTTTGGAGTTACTCTTTCCTTATTCTGTAAAGAACGATGAAAGATAAAAATGTAGTGAGACATTTGGATGCTTGTCAAACTAGGGGAAATGCAACAAACATTAGCTGAGATAAAATGGGAACTTTgaacagggatcacaagagagggtcccagacagagctggagaagaatgtagaacaaaatcctaactcacacacacacaaaaggccagacttactggtctggcagagactggtgaaaccctgagaatatcacccccggacacccttttaactcactactgaagtcactcctgaggttcacccttcagccaaagatgagacagacccataaaatgaaatgagcctaaatgggcacaccagcccagaggtaaggacaagaaggcaggaggggacaggaaagctgatagtGGGGAACCCAGAGagcattgacatgttgtggggttggaaaccaatgtcacaaaacaatatacatattaattgtttaataagaaactaatttgctctgtaaaccttcatctaaaacacaattttaaaaaatggggacTTTCACTATTACAAAATAACAGCAGTTCAGGCTTACATTGGTGAGACTCATCATAAAACAATTCCTAGACCTAAGTGTATTCCAGAATCGTTCTTACAATTCTGCCGTAATTTTTTCAGATGTTGAGTCCATCCCAACAGATTGGCAATAAAACAGAATGTGCTTTGTTGGCGTAACTTCTGCATTTaaaaaccatgaaaaaaaaaaaagcacatttatgcaaaaatatgccTTCAACTCAGAGAAGAAATTCATGATGAGTGTCTTAAAACTGCCTGATAGAGGTTTTCAAGTTGTTTACTAAGGGAGTCTCAGAA
Proteins encoded in this window:
- the LOC111751266 gene encoding uncharacterized protein LOC111751266, with translation MGMDHWVALDFLLAEQGSVCAVANTSCYMYVNTSGEVELQAWRILQCAEWLKTAHTQMSNNIWNQIKEYLPFLTYYLPLLGLTHLTATLPGVFFPLNKQPLLILIRVVLGYCRTRYLEASQEPACVSPKEELALRGEVGTGIGKGGSFEYAESSAGAGAQGRLASSGLPGGPKCGPCSREGAAALTGGCLPAALCGGPCAGDHRPRLEQGGAIPWPGEVDPQGPEDAVLRGVQVEESPVVDLMVDADRPWQLAAGGGAADLRGELKTDESVLTGESENGRECPHGRVSGGDESANLHLHPADSSHHMLEGPARCW